One Parcubacteria group bacterium genomic window, AATGTAAAATATCCGTGTTAATAAAACAGCCCCGCCATGGCGGGGCTGTTTTTATGATAGAATGAGTATATATGAGGAGATCAAATATATTTTTGATTACCGCCGTAGCAGTGATTATTGCATTAATAGGCGCGTTTTTTTATTATAAAAACTTAAGAGGAGTTTGGCCGGCTATTAGTCCGCCGCCAGAAAATATAGCCGAAGTTATTGATCAAAATCAAACGCCATATCCCTTGAAACTGCCTAGTGGATTTTCCATTTCTGTTTTTGCTAAAGATTTGCCGGGAGCAAGAGTAATGGCAATTGATGGTTTTGGTAATCTATGGGTCAGCCAAACCGGTAAAGGAATAATTTCCCAGATAGAAGTAAAAGATGGTAAAGCTGTAGCTACCCATTCCATTTTTCGCGACCTTAATAATCCACATGGCTTGGTTTTTGATCCTCAAAATTCTTTTCTTTTATATTTTGCCGAAGAAGATAAAATTTCTAAAGTTAAGATTTATTCGGATGAACATTCTCAAAAAATCGCGGATCTGCCTTCGGGCGGCGGGCATTTCACCCGTACTCTTGGTTTTGGACCGGACAGTCGTCTTTATGTTTCAATCGGTTCGTCTTGCAATGTTTGCCACGAACAAGATAATCGGCGCGCCAAAATATTTTCAATGAATAAGAACGGCGGCGATTTTAAAGAATTTGCCAGAGGTCTAAGGAATGCAGTTTTTTTCACTTGGAGTTATGTTGACGGAAAGATGTGGGCAACCGAAATGGGACGCGATCTTTTGGGAGATAATATACCGCCGGATGAAATTAATATTGTTGAGGCAGGAAAAAATTACGGCTGGCCAATTTGTTATGGTAAAAACATCCACGACTCTATCTTCGACAAAAATACTTATATTAGAAACCCTTGTATGGAACCGTTTGAAATTTCAAGTCATATTGATATTCCGGCGCACTCGGCGCCGCTGGGTCTTGCCTTTGTTCCCGAGGAGGGCTGGCCGGAAGGGTATTGGTATAATCTTTTCGTTTCTTACCATGGCTCTTGGAATCGCAGCGAACCGACCGGTTATAAGGTGGTACGAATAAATCTTGATAGCAAGGGAAATTATCTTGGAACCGAAGATTTTATAACCGGCTGGCTAACTTCAAGCGGCGCGCTTGGCCGCCCCGTTGATATTCTGGTTCAGCCAGGCGGTACGATGTACATCTCCGACGATAAAGCCGGCGTTATATACAAAGTAGTGTATAAAAAATAATAGCGTACAACCCTTGATTTTTTTATTTGACAAATAATTTAAGGTATTGTACTCTTAATTCGCTGTTTAAAAACTAAAAATGAAGCAAGAGAGGAAGAAAAATGCGCCTGCTCTTCACGAAAAAAGCGGTATTTATTCTGACGTTAATTTTTTTGTTTGGTTTTTTGGCAGGCTGTTCCGTTTCGCTTTCGCCGGGGTTATACAGTTCTCTATACACCGCCCCGCATTACGTCGGTCCCGATTTTCCAATTAATGTTTATTCGGTACCTGTTATAACAAGGCCAATTATTGTTCCACATTACCATTCTTATTATCGCTATTATTCTTACTCTCATTATCACTATCATCCCCACCCTCGTTATCACCATCATCGCAGATAAATTAGGCGTACCACCGCCGGCCCAAAGCTGGCGGTTTTCATTTTTTTCAAAAATTGGTAAGGTTAGAGCAGGCCAATAAATATAGGCCTAAAGAAGGTTTTAAAAAATGTTCGATCTTAAACTTTTT contains:
- a CDS encoding PQQ-dependent sugar dehydrogenase is translated as MRRSNIFLITAVAVIIALIGAFFYYKNLRGVWPAISPPPENIAEVIDQNQTPYPLKLPSGFSISVFAKDLPGARVMAIDGFGNLWVSQTGKGIISQIEVKDGKAVATHSIFRDLNNPHGLVFDPQNSFLLYFAEEDKISKVKIYSDEHSQKIADLPSGGGHFTRTLGFGPDSRLYVSIGSSCNVCHEQDNRRAKIFSMNKNGGDFKEFARGLRNAVFFTWSYVDGKMWATEMGRDLLGDNIPPDEINIVEAGKNYGWPICYGKNIHDSIFDKNTYIRNPCMEPFEISSHIDIPAHSAPLGLAFVPEEGWPEGYWYNLFVSYHGSWNRSEPTGYKVVRINLDSKGNYLGTEDFITGWLTSSGALGRPVDILVQPGGTMYISDDKAGVIYKVVYKK